The Streptomyces venezuelae genomic interval GTCCTGGGCGCGGCGGCCGCCGTGACGGCCACGACCCAGGGCGGCGAGGCGGCCGGCGCCGCGGCGGGCGCGGCCACGGTGACGCTCGTCTCCGGGTGCGCGCTGCTCGGGCCGTGGATCGCACGGGGCGCGATGCGGATCCTGGACGGGCCGCTGCGCCGGCTCGGCGGGGCGCCCGGACGGCTCACGGCGGCCGGTGCGACCGCGCACTCGCGGCGGCTCGGCGCCGCCCTCGTCCCGGTCGTCCTCGTCACCTCCTTCGCGCTGGTGCAGCTGACGGCGGGCTCGACCATGGGGCGGGCCGCCGAGGAGCAGGCGAGGGCCGCGACCAGCGCCGACCTCGCGGTCTCCGGCACGACGGCGGAGCGGGTGCGGAAGCTGCCGGGCGTGACCGCGGCGACGGACGTGCTGCGTTCGACGGTGGTCCTGGCCCGCACGGAGGCCGGTACGCCGCGCCTCGACCGGCTCCCGGTCCTCGGTGTGGACGCCGACGGCCTGAAGGGCACGCTCGATCCGGGAGTGGTCGCGGGTGACCTGGCCGGACTGGCGGCGCGCGGGACGGTCGCGGTCGGCGCGGACATGGCCGACTCGCTGGACGCGCGGCCCGGTTCGACAGTGGCCCTGCGGCTCGGCGACGGCACGGAGAAGCGGCTGCGGGTGGCGGCGGTGTACGCACGCTCGCTCGCCCTCGGCGAGTTCCTGCTGCCGAAGGCCGAACTGGCCCCGCACATGACCGACCCGTACCCCGCGCGCGTGCTGGCGGCGAAGGAGGGCGGGTCCACGGGGCCGGCCGCCGCCGGCGGCGTCGTACCGGAGCGGGTGACGGCGGCCGGGGCCGAGCTGAACGGGATCGTCTCCGCGGCGGTCGTCACCGCGATCGGCGCGCTCACCGTCCTCTCCGTCCTGAGCACCCTCGCCCTGATCGGCGCCGGCCGGCGCGGCGAGCTCGCGCTGCTGCGCCAGGTGGGTGCCTCGGTCGGTCAGGTGCGGCGGATGCTCGGTCTGGAGGCCGGGTTCCTGACGGCCACCGGGCTGCTCCTCGGGGCCGTGGTGGCCGCGCTGCCGCTGACCGCCTTCGCCTGGGCCCTGACGGGCGGTCCGCCCTACCTGCCGCCGGCGCAGGCCGCGCTGATCGCGGGGACGGTGGTCGTGACGGTGGCGGCGGGCGTGTTCCTGCCGGCCTCGGGGCGGCGCCTCAGGCGTTGAGGTACGCGAGCACGGCGAGGACCCGGCGGTGGCCGCCGCTGTCGCCCGGCGGCAGGCCGAGCTTCGCGAAGACGTTCCCGATGTGCTTGTGCACGGCCCGCTCGGTCACCACCATCGAGCGGGCGATCGTGCCGTTGTCGTGCCCCTGGGCCATCAGCTCCAGGACCTCGCGCTCGCGCGGGGTGAGGGAGTCCAGGGGGTCGTCGCGGCGCCGGGCGAGCAGCTCGGCGACGACCTCCGGATCGAGGGCCGTGCCGCCGGCGGCGACCCGCTCCAGGGCGTCCAGGAACTCGTCGACCCGTCCGATCCGGTCCTTCAGGAGGTAGCCCACACCCCGGGCGCCGCCGCCGAGGAGCTCGGCCGCGTACGTCTCCTCGACGTACTGGGAGAGGACGAGCACCGGCAGTCCGGGCAGCTGCTCGCGGGCGGCGAGCGCCGCCCGCAGCCCCTCGTCGCGGAAGCCGGGCGGCAGCCGCACGTCGAGGACGGCGACGTCCGGGCGGTGCTCCAGGAGCAGCGGCAGGATCTCGGGGCCGGTGGCGGCGACCCCGGCGACCTCATGGCCGGAGGAGGACAGCAGCAGCACCAGGCCCTCCCTGAGGAGGGCGTTGTCCTCGGCGATCACCACACGCACGGAAGCTCCACTTCGATCACGGTCGGGCCCCCCGGGGGGCTGGTCAGTCGTACGGTGCCGTCGAGCGCGGCGACCCGGCGGCGCATGCCCGTCAGGCCGGAGCCGCCGCGCTCGCCGGCCTCGGCCCCGCCGCGGCCCGCGTCCTCGACGAGGACGCGCAGGCCGGCGGCCTCGCGGGTGAGGGCGACGGAGGCGCGGGCGGCGCCGCTGTGCTTGGCGGCGTTGGTGAGGGCCTCGGCGACGACGAAGTAGGCGGCGGCCTCCACGGCGGCGGGGGCGCGGGCTCCGCGGCCGTCCTCGCTCCCGTCACGGTCGTCGAGGCCGGTCACGGACACCTCCACCTCCAGGCCGCTGCTCGCGGCGAGGGCCCGCACGGCCCCGGTCAGGCCGCGGTCGGTGAGGATCGGCGGGTGGATGCCGCGGACGACGTGGCGCAGCTCGGCGAGCGCCTCCTCCGCCTGGTCCTGGGCGTCGTCGAGGAGTTTCCGCGCGGTCGCGGGGTCGGAGTCGTACGCCCGTCTGGCCAGGCCGATCCGCATGGAGAGCGCGACCAGCCGGGCCTGTGCGCCGTCGTGCAGGTCGCGCTCGATCCGGCGCAGCTCGGCGCCGTGCGCGGCGACCGCGCCCGCCCGGGTGGCGGTCAGCTGCTCGACGCGGGCGGCGAGCGCCGCGTCCCGGGCGGCGGACGGGGCCGGGGTGAGGAGCGCGCGCGCCCAGTCGGTCTCCAGGCCGGCGAGCCGGCCGATCAGCGGCAGCACCAGCGGGCGGCGCCCCGCGAGCCCGGTCCACACGCCGTCGACCGCCAGCGCGCACACCCACACCACGAGCGAGACGCACCACAGCGCCATGCCGTAGACGGCGTGCGCCGCGGCCCAGACCAGGTCCCGGTGCGTGCCGGGGTCGGTGACGGCGGTCCGCACGCGCGCGGGGAGGGGGCCTTCGAGCGGAAGGTACGCCTCCGGGACGGGCGTCCCGGTTCTGGCGGCGGTACGGCTCCGCTCCCGGCCGGCCAGCAGGCGCAGCAGCAGGACGCTCTCGGGGAGGACCCCTGCGCCGATCACGGTGAGGGTGAGGAAGGCGGTGAAGAGGGCGACGGCGGCCATCAGCAGACAGAGGACGGCGAGAGCGGCCCCGGTCGCCAGGTGCCACCAGGCCCGGGCCGCTTCCTTGATCGCCTCGCGCATCCCGCCAGGTTAGGCGGCGAACCCGAGGAGCGCGGTGGTGCCTGCTCCACCATCGGTCCGGGGGCGGGCACCGCTGTGCGGGGACGTATCCGCGACGAAGATCGCATCAGTACCCCTCACGACATGCACCCCCCGAACCCCTCACGACATGCACCCCCCGACTTCTCTGGAGATCACCATGCGGTTCCTGCTCTGGCTGCTGTTCACGGCCGGCGTCCTCGTCAACGCCTTCATCAACACGCTCGCGGGCTTGACCGGCGCCGCGCACGTCGCGGCGAGCGTCGTCTCGGGCGTGCTCGTGCTCGGCTCCGCGGTCGGCCTGTGGCTGACGCGCGGCCAGGACGGCGACCGGGCCCGCGGCGCGGTCTGACGTCCGGTCGGCCCGGGTTGTCGGACCGCTGCCCCACAATGGAGGGCGTACCTGAGGAGGGGCAGACATGGCCGTATGGGACGACCTGGTCGGACAGACGCGGGTCGAGGAGCAGCTCGCCGCCGCCGCGCGCGACGCCGACGTGTTCGTGACCGCCCATGCCGCCGGAGAGCCCGCCCCCGAGGCGTCGAAGATGACCCACGCCTGGCTGTTCACCGGCCCGCCGGGCTCCGGGCGGGCGACCGCGGCGCGGGCCTTCGCCGCCGCGCTGCAGTGCGTGAGCCCCGACCGGGCGATGGGCGGGGTGCCGGGCTGCGGATTCTGCGACGGCTGCCACACGACCCTCGTCGGCACCCACGCGGACGTGGAGATCGTCCGTACGGACCTGCTGTCCATCGGTGTGAAGGAGACGCGCGACCTCGTCCGGCGCGCCCAGCTCTCGCCCGCGGGCGGCCGGTGGCAGGTGATCGTCCTGGAGGACGCCGACCGGCTCACCGAAGGCGCGGGGAACGTCCTGCTGAAGGCCATCGAGGAGCCCGCGCCGCGCACGGTCTGGCTGCTCTGCGCGCCCTCCATCGAGGACGTGCTGCCGACGATCCGGTCCCGCTGCCGGCACCTGACGCTGCGGACGCCTCCGGTGGAGGCCGTGGCCGACGTGCTCATCCGGCGCGACGGCATCGAGCCGGAGGCGGCGCAGGCGGCGGCCCGTGCGACCCAGGGGCACATCGATCGGGCCCGGCGGCTCGCCACCGACGAGCGGGCCCGCGCGCGCAGGGCCGTCGTCCTCAAGCTGCCGCTGCGGGTCGGGGACATCGGCGGCTGCCTCAAGGCCGCGCAGGAGCTGGTCGACGCGGCGGCCGAGGACGCGAAGCAGGTCGCGGAGGAGGTCGACGTCAAGGAGACCGAGGACATGAAGGCGGCGCTCGGCGCCGCGCAGGGCGGGCGGATGCCCCGCGGCACGGCCGGTGTGATGAAGGATCTGGAGGACCGGCAGAAGCGGCGCAGGACGCGTACCCAGCGCGACAGCCTGGACCTCGCGCTCACCGACCTGACCGGCTTCTACCGCGACGTGCTCGCGCTCCAGCTCCGCTCGCGCTCGCCCATCGCCAACACGGACGTGCGGGACGCGCTGGAGCGGATCGCCCGGGACAGCGCGCCGGAGCGGACCCTGCGCCGCATCGAGGCGATCCTGGCCTGCCGGGACGCCCTCGACCGGAACGTGGCACCGCTGCTCGCGGTGGAGGCGATGACGATGGCGCTCCGCGACTGACGCCGTTCGACGGCGGTCGACGCCGGTCGACGGCGTCCGGCGCGATTGGACACGGTCCGTACCCGTACGGATACGCTCCGGGAATGGACTCCAGGCGTTTGCTCCGTACGTCCGCCACGGCCCTCGCGGCCGCCGGACTGATCCTCTCCGGCTGCACGGGCGGAAGCGACGCCGCCGTGTCCCGGACGACGACGGAGGCCGCCGCCCGCGCGTCCGCGTCCGCCGCGCCCGACGGCGAGGCGCTGAAGAAGTACTACGGGCAGAAGCCGAAGTGGCGGGACTGCGGTGTGGCGGGCTTCCAGTGCGCGACGCTGCTGGCCCCGCTCGACTACGCGAAGCCGGACGGCGGTGACGTCGAGCTGGCGGTCTCGCGGATCAGGGCCACCGGCCCGGGGAAGCGGCTCGGCTCGCTCCTGGTCAATCCGGGCGGCCCCGGCGGGTCGGCCGTCGGCTACCTCCAGGGGTACGCGGGCATCGGCTATCCCGCCCCCGTCCGCGCCCGCTACGACATGGTGGCCGTCGACCCGCGCGGGGTCGCCCGCAGCGAGCCGGTCGAGTGCCTGACGGGCCCGCGGATGGACGCGTACACGCAGGTGGACCAGACCCCCGACACGGCGGCGGAGACCAACGCGCTGAGCGCGGCCTTCAAGGAGTTCGCGGCGGGGTGCCGGAAGCGCTCGGGGAAGGTCCTGCCGCACGTCTCCACCGTCGAGACGGCCCGGGACATGGACATCCTGCGGGCGGTCCTCGGCGACGAGAAGCTCACGTACGTGGGGGCCTCGTACGGCACGTTCCTGGGCGCCACGTACGCCGAGCTGTTCCCCGCCAGGGTGGGCCGGCTGGTCCTCGACGGGGCGATGGACCCGTCCCTGTCCGCGCTCGACCTCAACCGCGACCAGACCGCCGGCTTCGAGACCGCCTTCCGGGCCTTCGCCGCCGACTGCGTCCGCAGGCAGGACTGCCCGCTGGGTACGGAGTCGGTCGCGGCGGCCGGGGAGGCGCTGCGGGCGTTCTTCCGCGACGTGGACGCGAAGCCGGTGCCGACGGGGGAGAGCCGCGAGCTCGGCGAGTCGCTCGCGACGACGGGCGTGATCGCGGCGATGTACGACGAGGGTGCCTGGCCCCAGCTGCGGGAGGCCCTCACCCGGGCGATCGGCGGCGAGGGCTCGGGGCTGCTGGCCCTGGCCGACAGCTACTACGAGCGGGAGGCGGACGGCACGTACGCCAACCTGATGGCCGCCAACGCCGCCGTGAACTGCCTCGACCTGCCGGCGGCCTACGCGGGCCCCGCCGACGCCGAGAAGGCCGTGCCGTCCTTCGAGAAGGCCTCCCCGGTCTTCGGTGAGGGCCTCGCCTGGGCGGCCCTCAACTGCACCTACTGGCCCATGCGGCCCACGGGCAGCCCCCACCGCATCACCGCCGACGGCGCCGCCCCGATCCTCGTCGTCGGCACCACCCGCGACCCGGCCACCCCGTACAAGTGGGCCAGGTCCCTGGCCGCCCAGCTCTCCTCGGGCACCCTGCTGACCTACGAGGGCGACGGCCACACCGCCTACGGCCGGGGCAGCGACTGCATCGACACGGCCATCAACGCCTACCTCCTGGAGGGCACTCCTCCGCAGGACGGAAAGCGCTGCTCATAGCCGTGATCCGGGTCCGATCCGGGCGGGATCCGGGGGTGGTCGGAGCACCCCCGGAAACTGTGTAGACTTGGCCGCGCTGCTGCACCCACGATGGGTCTGCACGGCAAGCCGCCTTAGCTCAGCTGGCCAGAGCAACGCACTCGTAATGCGTAGGTCTCGGGTTCGAATCCCGAAGGCGGCTCGGAATTACCCCAGGACTCACTCGCCGTGACCTGGGGTTTTTTCATGCCCTTTACCTGAGTGGGCATGCGTCGGCTGAGGCTCGGAATCCCGTGCGTGAGCGATGCGTGAGCGGAGGGGCCGTCAGCCCTTCTTCGCGCCCTTCTTGGCCTTGGCCTTCTTCTTCCGCTTGGCCTTCGCCTTCTGGGCCTTCTTCGCCTCCTTGGCAGCCTGGTGGACCTGCGCTTCTTGCTCGGCCTTGCGCTGCAGCGGGACGAGCTTCGCGGTGGCCTCGGCGGCGCTCTTGCCGACGTGGGGGAGCACGCTCTGGTAGATGTCACGCGTGATCCGGGTGTCGCTGTGCCCGAGCGTGTCAGACACGATCTTGATGTCGATGTCGGCGGCCAGCATGAGCGTGGCCGCGCCGTGCCGGAGATCGTGCAGCCGGATCGGCGGGAGGCCAGAGGCGGCGACGAGGCGCTCGAAGAGGTCGGTGACCTTGCCCGGGTGGAGCCAGGAGCCGTCCTCCTGGGTGAAGACGAGTCCGGTGTTCACCCAGGCCGGCCCCCACTCCGCGCGGTCGGCTGCCTGCTGCTTGCGGTGCCGCTCCAGGACGTCGACGGTGTCGTCATCGAGCGCGACCACCCGGAAGCCGCTGTCGGTTTTCGGCTCCGATGCTTCGACCTCCCAGCCGTCCTGGACGAGCTGGCCGGTAACGGTGAGGGAATGCCGGTCGAGGTTGGTCTCCGACCAGGGCTGCCCGCACGCCTCCCCGCGCCGCAGGCCGCGGAAGGCGATCAGGTGCCACATCGCGTACAGCCGGTCATCGGTGACGAAGTCGAGGAAGGCGCCCGTGTGTTCCGGCGTCCAGACCATCACGGGGGACGGCTTCTCGCCGGTCTGTTCCCACTTGGCGACCCGCTCGTCTGTCCATACGAGCGCCTTCGGCTTACGCACCGGATCGATCTCGACATGGGCCGCCGGGTTGAACGTGATGATCTGCTGCCCGATCGCGTCGTTCAAGGCCGCGCGGAGCGTGGCCTTGATGTGCTGACGCGTGGCGGGACCGGTGACGCGGCGGAAGGGCGGCATCGCGTCGATCGCGGCCTTCATCGCCTTGCGGCGGGCGCGGTTCGCCACGCCCTTCCACGGGACGGTCGCCAACTCATCGACCGCCGCTCGCCGCTGGGCGTTCTGCTCGAGGATCTCGGCGTTGGCGTCGGTGATGGCGGTGAACATGTCGCTGAGGTGGCTGACGCGCAGCCGGTCGAGACGCCGGTGGCCGATGTGCGGCTTCAGGTGCACCCGGACGTCGGTCTCGTACCGGCTGATGCCCGACTTTCGGATGCGCTTGCCGGCGAGCCACCGGTCCAGCCACTCGGCCACGGTCAGACTGCCGATGAGATCCTGGCCGGCCCTGAGCCGGCGCCGGGTCTCCTCCACGTCCGGCAGGGGCAGCTTCTCGCCGCTGACCTCCGCGAGCATCTCCGCGACCAGCTGGATGCCCTCAGGGTCGTCAGCCTCGACGAGCCCCAGGAGAGCACGTACGTGGTCGAGGTCGGCCTGGGCGGCCTTCAGGCTGCTGTACCCACCACGGGCGAAGGATCGTCGGCTGCCGTCCTCGCGGGGAGGCAGCTCCTGGCGTATGGAGTAGGTGCAGTGGTTCCTGCTGTTGCGCTTCGGGCAGGCGGAGCCGAGCTCCTTGCCGGACTTCGGGTCACGGCAGGAGCAGCGGCGGTAGGTGGAGCCCTTCAAAGGCTTTCCTCCGGTGTGGTGTTGGGGTCGGTTTCGGGCGGGTCGACATCGCCCAGTGCGGATGGCAGGTCGGGTGGGGTGGCTCCCTCGTCGCGGATGTCCCGGCGGAGGTGGCGGAGGTTGTACTTGGCGGAGATGGCCTGGTCGGCGTATTCGGTCCGCCTGCGTTCGGCTTCTTCCTGCTGGGCGCGGCTGGTGGCCGTTTTGGCGGCGAACCGTGCCCGTTCTTCCTCTTCGAGCGCGGCGAGCGCGGTGCGCGTGAGTCTGGCGTGAAGCTCGAAGTCGGGGACCATGCCAGCGTGGCGTTCGGGCACTTCCTGTTCGCCAGTGAAGCGCCGTAGTGCGTCCCAGGTGGGGACGAGCCTCTGGAACGGGAGTTCCTGGGTCTGATCGACGTACCCGACCGGGAAGATCAGGCAGACCGGGTACGTCTCCAGGGCGGCGGCCAGGACGATGACGTCCACCAGCGGAAGGTTGGCCCGGCGTCCGGACTCCATGTTGGCGATCACGTTGCGCGGGATCGGGTGCCCGAGCCTCTCGCACTGGTCGGCCAGGTCCTGTGCGCTCCATCCCATCTCCTTTCTCCGTCGCCGGACCTCGCCGGCCACGTTGGCCTTGATCCGGTCCACCCACTCCGGGAAGTCGTCGTCCTCTTCATCATCGAAACCGCGTTGTGTCATGAAGACACAGTAGCTCGCTCATGATGGTTCCTATCCGCCTGGAGCCGGACGTGTTGGGCATGTTCGCCGAGGGCTGTGACGAGAGGAGCGCTGTGTGCGCGATGAGGCGATGGCCGAGCAGGCGAGGGGCATGACTCGCGAGGAACTGCTGGCCCTTCCAGTTGCCGTTGACCTGGACACGGGCAACCGCGCGCTGGGGCTCGGGCGGAGCAAGGGCTACGAGCTGGCCAAGCGAGGCGAGTACCCGTGCAAGGTCCTGCGCTTGGGCAAGGCGTACCGCGTAGTGACGGCGGACCTGCTCAGTCTGTTGGGGCTCGCCGCTTGAGGGCGAAGGAAGGTAGCAGACGGTTCTGCGCTGAGCTGACACAGAATCGCTGGACTGTTGCCGGGCGTGGACGTACGGTCCGTGTTCCCTCGCCCCGCTCGGGAAGCGAGAGAGCCTCCGGCGAGGCAACGCCGGAGGCTCATCGACCCCCCGCCCGTAATCCCACGAACGACCCCGCGCGCCGGGCCAGCATGCCTGGCGACGCGAGAAGAGGAGCTGCCCAGTGCAACCTGCGATGCCCGAGCCCTATTCCGACCAGGGCAAGACAGAGTGGCCGCCGGTCGCCGTGCCCGGACAGCCGGGCCGGACCACAGCCGAGACCGGCCAGGACGGCGGCGATCCGGCACCGACCTCACCGCTCGACGAGCGGTGTTCAGAAAATGAACGGCCCGACCCCGACCCCGAGCGGCGTTCAGAAAATGAACGGCCGGATCCGGAGCCGACGCACGGATCCGAGCTGTTGGACGAACTGCGTGCGCAGATATCGAAGTTCGTGATCCTGCCCTCCGAGCAGGCGCTCGACGCGGCCACCTTGTGGGTGGCGGCGACGCATCTCCAGCCCGCGTGGCAGCACGCCCCACGTCTGGCGGTGGTGGGGCCGGCGAAGCGGTGCGGCAAGTCCCGGCTGCTGGACGTGCTGACCGAGACGGTCCACGAGCCGATGCTCACGATCAACACCACGCCGGCGGCGGTCTTCCGCTCGATCACTGAGGAGCCGCCCACGCTCCTCGTGGATGAGGCGGACACGATCTTCGGCACGCCCAAGCAGGCCGAGAAGAACGAAGAGATGCGTGGCCTGCTGAACGCCGGCCACCAGCGCAACCGGTACGTGACCCGTGTGGTCGGAAACGATCACACGCCCCACCGGTTCGCCACCTTCGCCATGGCGGCCATCGCCGGGATCGGCGACCTGCCCGACACGATCATGGACCGGTCGGTGGTCATCCGCATGCGCCGCCGAGCGGAAGGCGAGAGCGTCCGGCCCTTCCGGTCGCGGCGGGACATCCCCGCCCTGCACGGCCTGCGCGACCGCATCGCCGCCTGGGCGGGTCCCCTGGTGGACGAGGCCGCCGACCTGGAACCGGCGATGCCGGTCGAGGACCGGGCAGCCGACACCTGGGAACCCCTCGTCATCGTCGCCGACCTCGCCGCCGGCACCTGGCCGCGTCGCGCCCGCACCGCGTGCGAGCAGATGGTCGCCTCCGAGGCGGCGGCCGAGGAGGACCACCCCAGCGGGGCCCGCATCCTGGCCGACATCCGGCGCGTCTTCGCCTCGCAGCGCGAGGTCGACAGCCTCTCCACGGAGGAGCTGATCCACCACCTGCGCCAGGATCCGGAGAGCCCGTGGGCCGAGTGGGGGCGCAGCGGGCTCAGCCCGCGTGACCTCGGCTCGATGCTCCGGCAGTTCGGCATCAAGCCCGGAAACGTCCGCATCGTCGACGGAACCCAGCGCAAGGGCTACATGCGCAACAAGTTCCTCGACGCCTGGCGCCGCTACTGCCCGACCGTCCACCCGGTCGAGGCCGCACCCACCCACCCGCAGGGCTGACCCCGCCCCACCCCCAGGTTGCCGTCCTTGCCGTCCCTGCCGTGATTCCGCAGGTCAAACGGCATAGGCGCAAGACGGTAGCCGGGCCCAAGACGGCAACACGATCGCACCCGCCCGCGCAGGCCGCCGGTACGTCGCCCGCATGCGTCTCGTGACGTCCCACGCGTACGTGCCGTATCGCCGCAGGTCACCGGCCATGAGGCCAAGACGGAGGGCCGACCCGCGCCGTCTCCACCGGGACACGGCCAGGACGGACGCCGACCGGGCCTGCCGTACCGGCCCTGACCTGCGCTTGCAACGGCCAAGACGCCCAAGACGCATCACGCCACCACCACAGGAGCTTCCCGCTTGAGCACCCCTGCCATACCCGCCCACCACCGGACAGCCCACCAGGCGACCGGCTGGGACCGCGCCGCGATCCTCGCCCTCGGCGCTGCCGCCTGCGCGCTCTCGTACGACGCGCTTCAGCAGATGGCCGTCGCCATCCACATCCGCGGGTTCCTCACCTACCTCTTCCCGCTCGTGATCGACGGGTTCATCGCCTACGGGGTACGAGCCCTCATCGTCCTGCGCACCGCCCCGTTCCGGGCCCGCCTCTACGTATGGACCCTGTTCGGAACAGCGACCACGGCGAGCATCTGGGCGAACGCCCTGCACGCTCTCCGCCTCAACCAACAGGTCACATCCGACGGCCTGTACCTGGGCGACGCCACCGTGGGCGTCCTCTCCACCATCGCGCCGCTCGCCCTGGCCGGAGCGGTCCACCTCCACATCCTGATCACCCGCGAGACCACGATCGAGGCTCCGGAACAGCCGGCCGGGGATACGGAGGCCAAGCGGCGAGGCGGACGTCCACCGGACGCCTCGCTGGAGGACCTGGTCGAAATAGGCCGCGCCGCTGCCACCGAGCAGGGCGAGCTGTCCCGAGCGGTTGTACGCACGGCCGTGCAAGCCCAGGGGCTCGGCATGGCCGGCAAGCGACTGACCGAGGTCATGAACATCCTCCGGGCCGAGGCGAAGGCCGCTTCCGAAACCTCCTGACCTTCCGAACCCTGCGCCCGGGTGGGGTGGTCGGAACCCTTCCGACCACCCCGACCACGGCCTCATCCACACGCTGGGGGCCGCTCCTGTGGATACGCACACGCGCCCCCGACATCCGCTTCCGTCCCGCGCATCGGAGAACGCCTGTGCCCCGTGACTCTCACGACGACGCCACTACCAGTACCGACACGGCGTCCCTCCAGCCGAAGTCGCCTAGGTTCATGGACCGTTTGCGGCAGGCGTTCGGACGGGCAGCCCCTGGCGGAGCCAGTAGTACCCCGAGTCCGACTCAAGGCCGGTCTTCGGGGGTCTCCGCCCCGGGGGTGGCGGAGACGGTCCGACGCCAGGGGGCGCCGGACCAGGAGGTCGGGGCCGAGGGCGGCCCCGACCCGGACGAGCTCCACGCCGTCCAGCAGCAGATCCTCCGCCCCACACCCGCCGCCGGGCCGACGGCCGGTGAGCGAGCGGTGCAGAGCGTCCAGCCGGCGATCCGCCGTTTCAACGGAACCAAGCGGACCGTCCGTGTCGGCCCGCTGCGGTTCACCGGCGACGAGCACACCAACCTCCAAGAGGCCGCTGCCGAGCACGGCTACAGGGGGGAATCCGGCTTCGCCGCCGACATCGTCCTCGCGTTCGTATCCGGTCGGTTCACCGCGAACCTGCCGATGTCCGAGGACCGTCGCCGCACCCACATGTTTCGCGCACAGGTGCTGCGCGAGCTCAACCGCATCGGCGTCAACGTCAACCAGATCGCCCGCGCCCTCAACAGCGACCTCGCCCCACCCGACACCCGTCACCGCCTCGACGAGCTCCACCACCTGCTGGAACTGATCGCCGAGGCCCTACGTGAACCGGACACCACCAGGAAGGACCTGGCCGCGTGATCGCCGCCATCAAACCGGCCGGGTCCAACACCCGTGGACTGCTCGCCTACCTCTACGGCCCCGGCCGCCACGACGAGCACACCGACCCGCACATCGTCGCCGGCTTCGCCACGCTCGGCATGCCCGACCCCGGCCGCGACCAGGAAGCGACCCTCACCCAGCTCGCCCGCCACCTCGACGAGCCCGTCCACCTTCGGAACAGCGAGTTCGGCAAGAAGGTCACCGACCTCGTCTGGCACTGCCCCGTCCGCACCGCCCCCGAAGACCGCCACCTCTCCGACGCCGAATGGGCCGAGATCGCCCAGCGGATCGTCGAAGCCGCCGGCATCGCTCCGCCCGGCGACGACCTGGCCTGCCGCTGGATCGCCGTACGCCATGCAGACGACCACACCCACATCCTCGCCACCACCGTCCGCGAAGACGGCCGCCGCCCGAAGCTCCACGACAGCGGCATCCGCGTCGGCGACGCTTGCCGCCAGATCGAGAAGGACTACGGCCTCCGCCAGCTGAAGAAGGGCGACCGCACCGCTGGACGCCGGCCCACCCAGGCAGAGATGCACAAGGCCGAACGCCTCGGCTGGGAGCAGACCAGCCGCGACTGGCTCCAGGACCGCATCCGCGCCGCCAT includes:
- a CDS encoding LuxR C-terminal-related transcriptional regulator, yielding MRVVIAEDNALLREGLVLLLSSSGHEVAGVAATGPEILPLLLEHRPDVAVLDVRLPPGFRDEGLRAALAAREQLPGLPVLVLSQYVEETYAAELLGGGARGVGYLLKDRIGRVDEFLDALERVAAGGTALDPEVVAELLARRRDDPLDSLTPREREVLELMAQGHDNGTIARSMVVTERAVHKHIGNVFAKLGLPPGDSGGHRRVLAVLAYLNA
- a CDS encoding sensor histidine kinase, translated to MREAIKEAARAWWHLATGAALAVLCLLMAAVALFTAFLTLTVIGAGVLPESVLLLRLLAGRERSRTAARTGTPVPEAYLPLEGPLPARVRTAVTDPGTHRDLVWAAAHAVYGMALWCVSLVVWVCALAVDGVWTGLAGRRPLVLPLIGRLAGLETDWARALLTPAPSAARDAALAARVEQLTATRAGAVAAHGAELRRIERDLHDGAQARLVALSMRIGLARRAYDSDPATARKLLDDAQDQAEEALAELRHVVRGIHPPILTDRGLTGAVRALAASSGLEVEVSVTGLDDRDGSEDGRGARAPAAVEAAAYFVVAEALTNAAKHSGAARASVALTREAAGLRVLVEDAGRGGAEAGERGGSGLTGMRRRVAALDGTVRLTSPPGGPTVIEVELPCVW
- a CDS encoding DNA polymerase III subunit delta' translates to MAVWDDLVGQTRVEEQLAAAARDADVFVTAHAAGEPAPEASKMTHAWLFTGPPGSGRATAARAFAAALQCVSPDRAMGGVPGCGFCDGCHTTLVGTHADVEIVRTDLLSIGVKETRDLVRRAQLSPAGGRWQVIVLEDADRLTEGAGNVLLKAIEEPAPRTVWLLCAPSIEDVLPTIRSRCRHLTLRTPPVEAVADVLIRRDGIEPEAAQAAARATQGHIDRARRLATDERARARRAVVLKLPLRVGDIGGCLKAAQELVDAAAEDAKQVAEEVDVKETEDMKAALGAAQGGRMPRGTAGVMKDLEDRQKRRRTRTQRDSLDLALTDLTGFYRDVLALQLRSRSPIANTDVRDALERIARDSAPERTLRRIEAILACRDALDRNVAPLLAVEAMTMALRD
- a CDS encoding alpha/beta hydrolase; the encoded protein is MDSRRLLRTSATALAAAGLILSGCTGGSDAAVSRTTTEAAARASASAAPDGEALKKYYGQKPKWRDCGVAGFQCATLLAPLDYAKPDGGDVELAVSRIRATGPGKRLGSLLVNPGGPGGSAVGYLQGYAGIGYPAPVRARYDMVAVDPRGVARSEPVECLTGPRMDAYTQVDQTPDTAAETNALSAAFKEFAAGCRKRSGKVLPHVSTVETARDMDILRAVLGDEKLTYVGASYGTFLGATYAELFPARVGRLVLDGAMDPSLSALDLNRDQTAGFETAFRAFAADCVRRQDCPLGTESVAAAGEALRAFFRDVDAKPVPTGESRELGESLATTGVIAAMYDEGAWPQLREALTRAIGGEGSGLLALADSYYEREADGTYANLMAANAAVNCLDLPAAYAGPADAEKAVPSFEKASPVFGEGLAWAALNCTYWPMRPTGSPHRITADGAAPILVVGTTRDPATPYKWARSLAAQLSSGTLLTYEGDGHTAYGRGSDCIDTAINAYLLEGTPPQDGKRCS
- a CDS encoding tyrosine-type recombinase/integrase encodes the protein MKGSTYRRCSCRDPKSGKELGSACPKRNSRNHCTYSIRQELPPREDGSRRSFARGGYSSLKAAQADLDHVRALLGLVEADDPEGIQLVAEMLAEVSGEKLPLPDVEETRRRLRAGQDLIGSLTVAEWLDRWLAGKRIRKSGISRYETDVRVHLKPHIGHRRLDRLRVSHLSDMFTAITDANAEILEQNAQRRAAVDELATVPWKGVANRARRKAMKAAIDAMPPFRRVTGPATRQHIKATLRAALNDAIGQQIITFNPAAHVEIDPVRKPKALVWTDERVAKWEQTGEKPSPVMVWTPEHTGAFLDFVTDDRLYAMWHLIAFRGLRRGEACGQPWSETNLDRHSLTVTGQLVQDGWEVEASEPKTDSGFRVVALDDDTVDVLERHRKQQAADRAEWGPAWVNTGLVFTQEDGSWLHPGKVTDLFERLVAASGLPPIRLHDLRHGAATLMLAADIDIKIVSDTLGHSDTRITRDIYQSVLPHVGKSAAEATAKLVPLQRKAEQEAQVHQAAKEAKKAQKAKAKRKKKAKAKKGAKKG
- a CDS encoding helix-turn-helix domain-containing protein; the encoded protein is MTQRGFDDEEDDDFPEWVDRIKANVAGEVRRRRKEMGWSAQDLADQCERLGHPIPRNVIANMESGRRANLPLVDVIVLAAALETYPVCLIFPVGYVDQTQELPFQRLVPTWDALRRFTGEQEVPERHAGMVPDFELHARLTRTALAALEEEERARFAAKTATSRAQQEEAERRRTEYADQAISAKYNLRHLRRDIRDEGATPPDLPSALGDVDPPETDPNTTPEESL